The following are encoded together in the Bradyrhizobium sp. CCGUVB1N3 genome:
- a CDS encoding bifunctional allantoicase/(S)-ureidoglycine aminohydrolase gives MSSRTYHVPQGGLPPQTDLLSGRAVFTNAYAVIPSGVQRDIVVSHLPHWDNTRVWVLARPLSGFAETFSHYLMEIAPAGGSDIPEPNKDAEGALFVAGGQVILKLAGREKELRAGGFAYVPPGCDWSLRNCGPGPAQLHWIRKLYQRVPGLAEPEAIVTNEDSIAPVPMPNTEGRWATTRFIDPADMRHDMHINIVTFEPGATIPFTETHVMEHGLYVLEGKAVYRLNRDWVEVEAGDYMWLRAFCPQACYAGGPGRFRYLLYKDVNRHMNLRQGAPLI, from the coding sequence ATGTCGTCGCGAACGTATCACGTACCGCAGGGCGGTCTGCCGCCGCAGACGGATCTTCTGAGCGGCCGTGCGGTCTTTACGAACGCATACGCCGTTATTCCGAGCGGCGTGCAACGCGATATCGTCGTCAGTCATCTGCCGCATTGGGACAACACGCGTGTCTGGGTCCTGGCGCGGCCGCTCTCGGGCTTCGCCGAGACGTTCTCCCATTATCTGATGGAGATCGCGCCGGCTGGAGGGAGTGACATCCCCGAGCCAAACAAGGACGCCGAGGGGGCTCTGTTCGTCGCGGGCGGCCAGGTCATCCTCAAACTGGCAGGCAGGGAAAAAGAGCTGAGGGCCGGCGGCTTCGCCTATGTGCCGCCTGGTTGCGACTGGAGCCTGCGCAATTGCGGTCCGGGCCCGGCCCAGCTTCACTGGATCCGCAAGCTGTACCAGCGCGTGCCGGGGTTGGCCGAGCCCGAGGCGATCGTGACCAACGAAGACTCGATCGCACCGGTGCCGATGCCGAACACGGAGGGGAGGTGGGCCACAACGCGCTTCATTGATCCGGCCGACATGCGGCATGACATGCACATCAACATCGTGACGTTCGAGCCGGGGGCGACGATCCCCTTTACCGAGACGCACGTCATGGAACACGGGCTGTATGTGCTCGAAGGCAAGGCGGTTTACCGCCTCAATCGCGATTGGGTGGAAGTGGAGGCCGGAGACTATATGTGGCTGCGCGCGTTTTGCCCGCAGGCCTGCTACGCAGGAGGCCCCGGCCGGTTCCGCTATCTTCTTTACAAGGACGTCAATCGGCACATGAATCTGCGGCAGGGCGCGCCGCTGATTTAA
- a CDS encoding ureidoglycolate lyase — MAILSIEPLTKQAFAPFGQVIETEGAIPLSINQGYARRFNDLANIDVAAEGGQVNISWFVASLRPAPIEIRLMERHPLGSQMFMPLGGVDWLAVVCTDPRNAASYRAFAATGHQGVNYARDCWHHPLLVLKDASPFLVVDRKGGGNNLEEYWLDETMRLDLMPDYNSGA; from the coding sequence ATGGCGATACTTTCGATTGAGCCCCTGACGAAGCAGGCATTCGCGCCGTTCGGCCAAGTCATCGAAACGGAAGGGGCGATCCCCCTGTCGATCAACCAGGGCTATGCCAGGCGTTTCAACGACCTCGCCAATATCGACGTCGCCGCGGAAGGCGGACAGGTCAACATCAGCTGGTTTGTCGCTTCGCTGCGCCCTGCGCCGATTGAAATTCGCCTGATGGAGCGCCATCCGCTTGGAAGCCAGATGTTCATGCCGCTCGGCGGCGTGGATTGGCTGGCCGTCGTTTGCACCGACCCCCGCAATGCCGCGAGTTATCGGGCATTCGCGGCGACGGGGCATCAGGGCGTGAACTATGCGAGAGACTGCTGGCACCACCCGCTCCTCGTTCTCAAGGACGCAAGTCCGTTCCTTGTGGTCGACCGAAAGGGCGGTGGGAACAATCTCGAAGAATATTGGCTGGACGAGACAATGCGGCTCGATCTGATGCCTGATTACAATTCCGGAGCTTAG
- a CDS encoding C4-dicarboxylate transporter DctA: MPRIFKSLFFQVVVALALGIALGMAYPDTALQMKPLGDGFIKLIKMLVPVIVFCVVVQGISAAGDLSKVGRVGIRALLYFEVVTTIALMFGIALAYYFQPGAGMNIDPSTLDAKALSGFSQTAAQVAGGGVSEFLMKLIPSTIVGAFSSGDVLQVLIVSIMFGCAVSLCGERARPVVDFIERVNEIIFKMMNFVVRLAPIGVFGAIAFTVGKYGIGSLKQLGGLVGLFYLAVILFVVIVLGTIMRLSGFSLFKLLAYLREELMIVLGTAAGDSVLPQTMRKLELLGIKRSTVGLVIPTGYSFNLDAFSIYLTLAAVFIAQATNTPLAIGDLLAILGVALLTSKGAHGVPGSAIVVLAATLSAIPAIPAIGLVLILSVDWFIGIARALGNYVGNCVATVVVASWEGDLDRAKARRILNGEIDPSGEALQAEPAGVNAPVAGLQTL; this comes from the coding sequence ATGCCCAGAATCTTCAAGTCACTCTTCTTCCAAGTCGTCGTCGCACTCGCGCTCGGCATTGCTCTCGGTATGGCCTATCCGGACACGGCATTGCAGATGAAGCCACTGGGCGACGGCTTCATCAAACTCATCAAGATGCTGGTGCCCGTCATCGTGTTCTGCGTCGTGGTGCAGGGAATTTCAGCGGCCGGAGACCTTTCGAAGGTGGGAAGGGTCGGCATTCGCGCGCTGCTCTATTTCGAGGTCGTTACCACCATCGCCTTGATGTTCGGCATTGCGCTTGCCTATTATTTTCAGCCGGGCGCCGGAATGAACATCGATCCCAGCACGCTGGACGCCAAGGCGCTGAGCGGGTTCAGCCAGACCGCGGCTCAGGTCGCCGGCGGTGGCGTTTCCGAATTCCTGATGAAGCTCATTCCCTCGACGATCGTCGGCGCTTTCAGCTCCGGCGACGTCCTGCAGGTCCTGATCGTCTCGATCATGTTTGGTTGTGCGGTGTCATTGTGCGGTGAGCGCGCAAGGCCGGTCGTCGATTTCATCGAACGCGTGAACGAGATCATCTTCAAGATGATGAACTTCGTCGTCCGGCTCGCTCCGATCGGGGTCTTCGGTGCGATCGCATTCACCGTCGGGAAGTACGGCATTGGTTCGCTCAAGCAGCTCGGTGGCCTCGTCGGCTTGTTCTATCTGGCAGTGATCCTCTTCGTGGTGATCGTTCTCGGAACGATCATGCGGCTGTCCGGCTTCAGCCTGTTCAAGCTGCTCGCCTATCTGCGCGAAGAGCTGATGATCGTTCTCGGCACGGCCGCGGGCGACAGCGTGCTTCCGCAGACCATGCGCAAGCTCGAACTGCTCGGGATCAAGCGATCGACCGTCGGCCTCGTCATCCCGACCGGGTACTCGTTCAACCTGGATGCGTTCTCGATCTATCTGACACTGGCGGCGGTCTTTATCGCGCAGGCAACCAACACTCCGCTTGCCATAGGCGATCTTCTTGCGATCCTCGGCGTCGCGTTGCTCACCTCCAAGGGGGCTCATGGCGTTCCGGGCTCGGCCATTGTCGTCCTCGCCGCGACGCTATCAGCGATTCCGGCCATCCCGGCGATCGGGTTGGTGCTGATCTTGTCGGTGGACTGGTTCATCGGCATTGCTCGCGCGCTCGGCAATTATGTCGGAAACTGCGTTGCGACGGTCGTTGTCGCCTCATGGGAAGGCGACCTCGATCGCGCCAAGGCGCGTCGCATCCTGAACGGTGAGATCGATCCGTCAGGCGAGGCTTTGCAGGCCGAACCGGCGGGCGTGAATGCTCCCGTCGCGGGCCTGCAGACGCTTTGA
- a CDS encoding LysR substrate-binding domain-containing protein gives MDLRQVRYFIAVAEERSFTLAARRLNISQPPLSQHIQALEAELGTQLLYRTSRKVELTQAGEAMLLRGRAILQQVKSAEDEVRSIGAGLIGTLDLGATGSILRGRLAELLAAYREVAPLVRMTVHEQAPALQIAALLNRTTNISLIRGIPGERDLTSKLAWREEVVLAVPRTHRLAKRKRVALGELASEDHVILDPDSSDFARYVQTCCVDAGFLPKVSQQVVDAQSIPSLIAAGFGVALVPQSIARFTTADIAFRPIRPSPPAADVFLVFRADETSMVVHNFIKLALRYLSHRKRLGQ, from the coding sequence ATGGATCTTCGCCAGGTCAGGTACTTCATTGCGGTGGCCGAAGAGCGCAGCTTCACCCTCGCTGCTCGGCGGCTGAACATCTCGCAGCCGCCACTCAGCCAACACATCCAGGCCCTCGAGGCCGAACTCGGCACCCAGTTGCTCTACAGGACGAGCCGCAAGGTCGAGCTGACGCAGGCCGGTGAAGCAATGCTGTTGCGAGGGCGCGCCATCCTGCAACAGGTCAAATCCGCGGAGGACGAGGTGCGCTCGATCGGCGCCGGCCTGATCGGAACGCTGGATCTTGGGGCAACCGGCTCCATCCTGCGTGGCCGTCTTGCGGAGCTGCTGGCGGCCTATCGGGAGGTCGCGCCATTGGTCAGGATGACGGTGCATGAGCAGGCGCCGGCGCTGCAGATCGCGGCCCTTCTCAACCGGACGACCAATATCTCGCTCATTCGCGGTATTCCCGGCGAACGCGACCTAACCAGCAAGCTGGCATGGCGGGAAGAGGTCGTTCTCGCAGTTCCCCGCACCCATCGGCTGGCGAAACGCAAGCGCGTCGCCCTCGGCGAACTGGCGTCGGAAGATCACGTCATTCTGGATCCCGACAGCTCCGATTTCGCGCGCTATGTGCAGACGTGTTGTGTCGATGCCGGCTTCCTGCCGAAAGTTTCGCAGCAAGTCGTCGACGCTCAGTCGATCCCGAGCCTGATTGCGGCGGGCTTCGGTGTCGCGCTCGTACCGCAGTCGATTGCGCGTTTCACGACAGCCGATATCGCGTTTCGTCCGATCAGGCCCTCACCGCCTGCAGCCGACGTGTTTCTGGTGTTCAGGGCGGACGAGACGTCGATGGTGGTGCACAATTTCATCAAGCTCGCCCTCCGATATTTGAGCCACCGGAAGAGGCTGGGCCAATGA
- the yacG gene encoding DNA gyrase inhibitor YacG: MDDQVKKPLPPLKTCPICGKPQSQATRPFCSSRCRDVDLNRWLKGSYVIPGRDDGTDDVE; this comes from the coding sequence ATGGACGACCAAGTCAAAAAGCCGCTTCCCCCGCTCAAGACCTGCCCGATCTGCGGCAAGCCGCAGTCCCAGGCCACCCGCCCGTTCTGCTCCTCGCGCTGCCGCGACGTCGACCTCAACCGCTGGCTCAAGGGCTCCTACGTCATCCCCGGCCGCGACGACGGAACCGACGATGTCGAATAA
- a CDS encoding Maf-like protein — protein sequence MLGRPKFVLASGSPRRLSLLNQAGIEPDALRPADVDETPKRGELPRACANRLARAKADAALKSVQLDDELRGAFILSADTVVAVGRRILPKAHLVDEAAQCLRLLSGRNHRVYTAITLVTPREAFRQRLVETRVRFKRLSEDDIQAYIGSGEWRGKAGGYAVQGIAGSFVVKMVGSYTNVVGLPLYETTTLLGGEGFPIRFGWLNAVGV from the coding sequence ATGCTCGGCCGCCCCAAATTCGTTCTTGCCTCCGGTTCGCCACGGCGCCTGTCGCTGCTCAATCAGGCCGGCATCGAGCCTGATGCCTTGCGGCCGGCCGATGTCGACGAGACGCCGAAGCGGGGCGAGCTGCCGCGCGCCTGCGCCAATCGCCTCGCCCGGGCAAAAGCCGATGCGGCGCTCAAATCGGTACAGCTCGACGACGAGCTGCGCGGGGCCTTCATCCTCTCCGCCGACACCGTGGTCGCGGTCGGCCGCCGCATCCTGCCCAAGGCCCATCTGGTCGATGAGGCCGCGCAGTGCCTGCGGCTCCTGTCGGGCCGCAACCACCGCGTCTATACCGCGATCACCCTGGTCACCCCGCGCGAGGCCTTCCGCCAGCGCCTGGTCGAGACCCGCGTCCGTTTCAAGCGCCTCTCCGAGGATGACATCCAGGCCTATATCGGCTCCGGCGAATGGCGCGGCAAAGCCGGCGGCTACGCCGTGCAGGGCATCGCCGGTTCCTTCGTGGTCAAGATGGTTGGCTCCTACACCAACGTGGTCGGCCTGCCGCTCTACGAGACCACCACGCTGCTGGGCGGCGAAGGCTTCCCCATCCGCTTCGGCTGGCTCAACGCCGTCGGCGTCTGA
- a CDS encoding low molecular weight phosphatase family protein yields the protein MAAAPPRARDSQSVLFACALNSVRSPMAESLLQHMFPQALYVKSAGARKGELDPFAVAVMAELGQDISTHKPQTFEELEDWEGLNFDLIITLSPEAHHKALELTRTLAADVEYWPTHDPTGTEGSRDQKLAAYREVCDQLLLRIRKRFAKAGAASG from the coding sequence ATGGCAGCGGCGCCCCCACGCGCACGCGATTCGCAATCGGTGCTGTTTGCCTGCGCGCTGAACAGCGTGCGCTCGCCGATGGCCGAAAGCCTGTTGCAGCACATGTTTCCGCAGGCCCTCTACGTCAAATCCGCCGGCGCCAGGAAGGGCGAGCTCGATCCCTTTGCGGTCGCCGTGATGGCCGAGCTCGGGCAGGACATCTCCACCCACAAGCCGCAGACCTTCGAGGAGCTGGAGGACTGGGAGGGGCTGAATTTCGACCTCATCATCACGCTGTCGCCCGAAGCGCATCACAAGGCGCTGGAGCTGACGCGCACGCTCGCCGCCGACGTCGAATACTGGCCGACGCACGATCCGACCGGCACTGAAGGCAGCCGCGACCAGAAGCTCGCCGCCTACCGCGAAGTCTGCGATCAGCTCCTCCTGCGCATCCGCAAGCGCTTTGCGAAGGCGGGCGCGGCGAGCGGGTGA
- a CDS encoding UPF0262 family protein: MNKPAQDDTQNRIVGVTLDEESIGRSGPDIEHERAIAIYDLIEQNLFAPEGADGQGPFTLHIGITGNRLMFDIRRGDGTPVVAHLLSLTPFRRIVKDYFMICDSYYQAIRTATPDKIEAIDMGRRGIHDEGSRTLQERLKGKVRVDFETSRRLFTLITVLHWKG, encoded by the coding sequence ATGAACAAGCCCGCACAGGACGACACGCAGAATCGCATCGTCGGCGTCACGCTCGACGAGGAATCGATCGGCCGCTCCGGGCCGGACATCGAGCATGAGCGCGCGATCGCGATCTACGATCTGATCGAGCAGAACCTGTTCGCGCCGGAAGGAGCCGACGGCCAGGGCCCGTTCACGCTGCATATCGGCATCACCGGCAACCGCTTGATGTTCGACATCCGCCGCGGGGACGGCACGCCCGTGGTCGCGCATCTGTTGTCGCTGACGCCATTCCGTCGGATCGTGAAGGACTATTTCATGATCTGCGACAGCTACTACCAGGCGATCCGGACCGCGACGCCGGACAAGATCGAGGCCATCGACATGGGCCGCCGCGGCATCCATGACGAGGGATCGCGCACGCTCCAGGAGCGGCTGAAGGGCAAGGTGCGGGTCGATTTCGAGACCTCGCGCCGGCTGTTCACGCTCATCACCGTCCTTCATTGGAAAGGCTAG
- the hisD gene encoding histidinol dehydrogenase produces the protein MPIRLDRSSADFDQRFAAFLAAKREVSADVEAAARAIVDDVARRGDAALIEATRKFDRLELDAGSLRVSAADIEAATKACDAATLDALKLARDRIETYHARQLPKDERFTDSLGVELGWRYTAIESAGLYVPGGTAAYPSSVLMNAVPAKVAGVARLVMVVPAPEGKLNPLVLAAAHLGGVSEIYRVGGAQAVAALAHGTATIAPVAKIVGPGNAYVAAAKRLVFGKVGIDMIAGPSEVLVIADDTGNADWIAADLLAQAEHDSSAQSILITDSARLAADVEAAVEAQLKTLPRAAIAGASWADFGAVIMVKTLEEAIPLADAIAAEHLEVMTRDADALAGRIRNAGAVFLGPHTPEAIGDYVGGSNHVLPTARSARFSSGLSVHDFMKRTSILKCGPDQLRALGPAAMTLGKAEGLDAHARSVGLRLNLS, from the coding sequence ATGCCCATTCGCCTCGACCGCAGCAGCGCCGATTTCGACCAGCGATTTGCGGCCTTCCTCGCCGCCAAGCGCGAGGTCTCGGCCGACGTCGAGGCCGCCGCGCGCGCCATCGTCGATGATGTGGCAAGGCGCGGCGATGCCGCGCTGATCGAGGCGACGCGCAAGTTCGACCGGCTCGAGCTCGATGCGGGCTCCCTGCGCGTCTCGGCGGCTGACATCGAGGCCGCGACAAAAGCCTGCGATGCCGCAACGCTGGATGCGCTCAAGCTCGCCCGCGACCGCATCGAGACCTATCACGCGCGTCAACTGCCGAAGGATGAGCGCTTCACCGATTCGCTCGGCGTCGAGCTCGGCTGGCGCTACACGGCGATCGAATCGGCCGGCCTCTACGTGCCCGGCGGTACCGCGGCCTATCCGTCCTCGGTGCTGATGAATGCGGTGCCGGCGAAGGTTGCCGGCGTTGCGCGCCTCGTGATGGTGGTGCCGGCGCCCGAAGGCAAGCTCAATCCGCTGGTGCTGGCGGCCGCCCATCTCGGCGGCGTCAGCGAGATCTATCGCGTCGGCGGCGCGCAGGCCGTCGCCGCGCTCGCCCATGGCACCGCGACGATCGCGCCGGTCGCAAAAATCGTCGGCCCCGGCAACGCCTATGTCGCCGCCGCCAAACGGCTGGTGTTCGGCAAGGTCGGCATCGACATGATCGCAGGTCCCTCCGAAGTGCTGGTCATCGCCGACGACACCGGCAATGCCGACTGGATCGCCGCCGACCTGTTGGCCCAGGCCGAGCATGATTCGAGCGCGCAGTCGATCCTCATCACCGATAGCGCGCGGCTCGCCGCCGATGTCGAAGCGGCGGTCGAAGCGCAGTTGAAGACGCTGCCGCGCGCGGCGATCGCCGGCGCCTCCTGGGCCGATTTCGGTGCCGTCATCATGGTGAAGACCCTCGAAGAAGCCATCCCGCTCGCGGACGCCATCGCCGCCGAGCATCTCGAGGTCATGACGAGGGACGCGGACGCGCTCGCAGGCCGGATCCGCAATGCTGGCGCCGTGTTCCTTGGGCCGCACACGCCGGAAGCGATCGGCGACTATGTCGGCGGCTCCAACCACGTGCTGCCGACCGCGCGTTCGGCGCGCTTTTCCTCGGGGCTTTCGGTGCACGACTTCATGAAGCGCACCTCGATCCTTAAGTGCGGCCCCGATCAACTCCGTGCGCTCGGGCCCGCCGCGATGACGCTCGGCAAAGCGGAAGGGCTGGACGCCCATGCGCGTTCGGTGGGATTGCGCCTCAATCTGTCATGA
- a CDS encoding DUF2948 family protein, translating to MPPQLKLIALDADDLAVISTHVQDARVQTSDIIWRQGEKRLVVGMNRLDWEQTLDGETAPRRLVSALRFDRVLACKSRNIDLAAPERVLDLVGIEFHGQNAPGGSALLLFAHGGAIRLDVECLECELTDLGMDELGTGEGGEAA from the coding sequence ATGCCGCCGCAGCTCAAGCTGATTGCTCTCGATGCCGACGACCTCGCCGTCATCTCCACCCATGTGCAGGACGCGCGGGTGCAGACCTCCGACATCATCTGGCGGCAGGGCGAGAAGCGGCTGGTGGTCGGCATGAACCGGCTGGATTGGGAGCAGACGCTGGACGGCGAGACCGCGCCGCGCCGGCTGGTCTCCGCGCTCCGCTTCGACCGCGTGCTCGCCTGCAAATCGCGCAATATCGACCTCGCCGCACCCGAGAGGGTCTTGGACCTCGTCGGTATCGAGTTTCACGGCCAAAACGCGCCCGGGGGCAGCGCGCTGCTCCTGTTCGCCCATGGCGGCGCGATCCGGCTCGACGTCGAATGCCTGGAATGCGAGCTGACCGATCTGGGCATGGATGAGCTGGGAACGGGGGAGGGTGGGGAGGCGGCGTAA
- a CDS encoding alpha/beta fold hydrolase, producing the protein MPTIITKDGVDIFFKDWGKGQPIVFSHGWPLSSDDWDAQMLFFLNHGYRVVAHDRRGHGRSSQVADGHDMDHYADDLAALTAHLDLKNAIHVGHSTGGGEVVHYIARHGESRVAKAAILSAVPPLMVQTPANPGGLPKEVFDGLQAQLAASRSQFYRDLPAGPFYGYNRPGAKPSEAVIQNWWRQGMMGGAKAHYDGVVAFSQTDFTEDLKKINVPVLVMHGDDDQIVPYADSAPLSAKLLKNGTLKTYKGFPHGMPTTEAETINADLLAFFDGAAG; encoded by the coding sequence ATGCCCACCATCATCACCAAAGACGGCGTCGATATCTTCTTCAAGGACTGGGGCAAGGGCCAGCCGATCGTGTTCAGCCATGGCTGGCCGCTGTCGTCGGACGACTGGGATGCCCAGATGCTGTTCTTCCTCAACCATGGCTACCGCGTCGTCGCCCATGACCGCCGTGGTCACGGCCGCTCGAGCCAGGTCGCCGACGGCCACGACATGGACCACTATGCCGATGATCTCGCTGCACTCACCGCGCATCTCGATCTGAAGAACGCCATTCACGTCGGCCATTCCACCGGTGGCGGCGAGGTCGTGCACTACATCGCCCGTCACGGCGAAAGCCGCGTGGCGAAGGCTGCAATCCTCTCGGCGGTGCCGCCGCTGATGGTGCAGACGCCGGCCAATCCCGGCGGCCTGCCCAAGGAGGTGTTTGACGGACTGCAGGCGCAACTCGCGGCCAGCCGTTCGCAATTCTATCGTGATCTGCCGGCCGGCCCGTTCTATGGCTACAATCGTCCCGGCGCAAAGCCGTCGGAAGCGGTGATCCAGAACTGGTGGCGTCAGGGCATGATGGGCGGTGCGAAAGCGCATTACGACGGCGTCGTCGCCTTCTCGCAGACCGACTTCACCGAGGATCTGAAGAAGATCAACGTGCCCGTTCTCGTCATGCACGGCGACGACGACCAGATCGTGCCTTACGCCGACTCCGCGCCGCTCTCGGCCAAGCTTCTGAAGAACGGCACGCTGAAAACGTATAAGGGCTTCCCGCACGGCATGCCGACCACCGAAGCCGAAACCATCAACGCCGACCTGCTGGCGTTTTTTGACGGGGCGGCCGGGTAG
- a CDS encoding EthD family reductase, with protein MPADVVVLYKTPTDAAAFDKYYFETHVPLAKKLPGLKKYTVSKGAVGTPAGPAPYHLIATLTFDSPADIQAAFKSAEGKATAADVPKFASGGVEMLIHEFKEV; from the coding sequence ATGCCTGCTGACGTTGTCGTGCTCTACAAGACACCCACCGATGCTGCGGCCTTCGACAAATATTATTTCGAGACGCACGTCCCCCTCGCAAAGAAACTTCCCGGACTGAAGAAGTACACGGTCAGCAAAGGCGCGGTCGGGACACCTGCCGGTCCTGCGCCCTACCACCTCATTGCCACACTGACCTTCGATAGCCCCGCTGACATCCAGGCTGCTTTCAAGAGTGCCGAAGGAAAAGCCACGGCCGCCGACGTGCCAAAATTCGCCAGCGGCGGGGTCGAGATGCTGATCCACGAGTTCAAGGAAGTGTGA
- a CDS encoding FAD-dependent oxidoreductase, whose product MAQDEPERTDRDTLISRFSRPEQTFPTLTPAEIERLRQFGEIRYYKSGDLLFETGKRGPGMFVVLSGHVAITQRDGLGHVTPVIDQGPGQFLAELGQLSGRPALVDGHADGDVETLLIPPERLRALLVAEANLGERIMRALILRRVSLIQGGVGGPVLIGPSHSAGVVRLQGFLTRNGQPHHLLDPDREHDAAELIERYSPKPEDWPLVVTADGTVLRNPGESELARAIGMIGGPRGEKIYDVAIVGCGPAGLATAVYAASEGLSVAVLDTRAFGGQAGASARIENYLGFPTGISGQALAGRAFTQAQKFGADIMIPMSAKSLDCSRSAGTFSLALDCGDTLRSRAVVVASGARYRRPEIENLEKFEGRGVWYWASPVEARLCSGEEVALVGAGNSAGQAAVFLSGHAKKVLMIIRGGGLGASMSRYLIERIEATPNIELLFNTEIVALEGDEAALLRRIRWKSRLSTDEDATDVRNLFLFVGADPATNWLDGCGVTLDRGGFVVTGAQSEQNQGRLVAPLETSVPGVYAVGDVRSGSVKRVGGAIGEGAQVVAFLHGFLGDAAKPAL is encoded by the coding sequence ATGGCGCAGGACGAACCGGAACGAACCGACAGGGACACGCTGATCTCGCGCTTCTCCCGCCCCGAGCAGACCTTTCCGACGCTGACGCCGGCCGAGATCGAGCGCCTGCGCCAATTCGGCGAGATCAGGTATTACAAGAGCGGCGATCTGCTGTTCGAGACCGGCAAGCGCGGGCCGGGCATGTTCGTCGTGCTGTCGGGCCACGTCGCCATCACCCAGCGCGACGGGCTCGGTCACGTCACGCCGGTGATCGATCAGGGACCCGGCCAGTTTCTGGCTGAACTCGGCCAGCTCTCCGGGCGGCCGGCGCTGGTCGATGGCCATGCCGACGGCGATGTCGAGACGCTCCTGATCCCACCCGAACGGCTGCGCGCTCTGCTGGTCGCCGAAGCCAATCTTGGTGAGCGCATCATGCGCGCGCTGATCCTGCGCCGGGTCAGCCTGATCCAGGGTGGCGTCGGTGGCCCCGTGCTGATCGGCCCGTCGCATTCGGCCGGTGTGGTGCGCTTGCAGGGCTTTCTCACCCGCAATGGCCAGCCGCATCATCTGCTCGACCCTGATCGCGAACACGATGCGGCCGAGCTGATCGAACGTTATTCGCCCAAGCCCGAGGATTGGCCGCTCGTCGTTACCGCCGACGGCACCGTGCTGCGCAATCCCGGCGAGAGCGAGCTGGCGCGTGCCATCGGCATGATCGGTGGTCCCCGCGGTGAAAAGATCTATGACGTCGCGATCGTCGGCTGCGGACCGGCCGGACTTGCGACCGCGGTCTATGCGGCCTCCGAAGGCCTCTCGGTTGCCGTGCTCGATACGCGCGCCTTCGGCGGCCAGGCCGGCGCCAGCGCGCGCATCGAGAACTATCTCGGCTTTCCGACCGGCATTTCCGGCCAGGCGCTCGCGGGCCGCGCGTTTACACAGGCGCAGAAGTTCGGCGCCGACATCATGATCCCGATGTCGGCGAAGTCGCTGGATTGCTCGCGCAGTGCCGGCACGTTCTCGCTGGCGCTCGACTGCGGCGACACTTTGCGCTCGCGTGCAGTGGTGGTCGCGAGCGGCGCGCGTTACCGCCGGCCGGAAATCGAGAATTTGGAGAAATTCGAGGGCCGCGGCGTCTGGTATTGGGCCTCGCCGGTCGAGGCGCGGCTTTGTTCCGGCGAGGAGGTGGCCCTCGTCGGCGCCGGCAATTCGGCGGGGCAGGCCGCCGTGTTCCTGTCGGGCCACGCGAAGAAGGTGCTGATGATCATCCGCGGCGGCGGCTTAGGGGCCAGCATGTCGCGCTATCTCATCGAGCGCATCGAGGCGACACCGAACATCGAGCTCTTGTTCAACACCGAGATCGTGGCGCTCGAAGGCGACGAGGCCGCGCTGCTGCGACGAATCCGCTGGAAGAGCCGGCTGTCGACCGACGAGGACGCCACCGACGTCCGCAACCTCTTCCTGTTCGTCGGCGCTGATCCCGCGACCAACTGGCTCGACGGCTGCGGCGTGACGCTCGATCGCGGCGGATTCGTCGTCACCGGTGCGCAATCCGAGCAGAACCAGGGCCGGCTCGTTGCGCCGCTCGAAACTTCCGTGCCCGGCGTCTACGCCGTCGGCGATGTGCGCTCCGGCTCGGTCAAGCGCGTCGGCGGCGCCATCGGCGAAGGCGCGCAGGTCGTGGCATTCCTGCACGGTTTCCTCGGCGATGCCGCGAAACCGGCGCTTTGA
- a CDS encoding RidA family protein — protein sequence MIKRSLPYEGLLHEIVEHNGVLYLGGVVPEDAGLDMAGQADDVLRQLKTLLEGAGSDLSCVLQVTIYVIDLADKAALNQVWKRYFTAEHLPARAAVGVADLGPGVKLELTATAARR from the coding sequence GTGATCAAACGTTCCCTGCCCTATGAAGGACTGCTCCACGAGATCGTCGAGCATAATGGCGTGCTCTATCTCGGCGGCGTCGTTCCCGAGGATGCCGGGCTCGACATGGCGGGCCAGGCCGACGATGTGCTTCGCCAGTTGAAGACCCTGCTCGAGGGGGCCGGCTCCGATCTCTCCTGTGTTCTGCAGGTGACGATCTACGTGATCGATCTCGCCGACAAGGCGGCGCTCAACCAGGTGTGGAAGCGCTATTTCACCGCGGAACATCTGCCGGCGCGTGCCGCGGTCGGCGTCGCGGATCTCGGCCCGGGCGTCAAGCTGGAGCTGACGGCGACCGCCGCCCGCCGCTAG